The Actinomycetes bacterium genome segment TCGCCCCTGCGGATCGCTCCGAGCATTGATTCGTATTGAGGTCGACGACGGCTTGTGGATGCACTGACGTCGTCGTCCTCATAGATGTTCTCGGGTCTAACCGACCAGCCACGCCCCGTGGCCTCCTGCTTGCAGGCCAGGATTTGCGAGGCGATGGAGTCCGCATTCTCGACGGAGCTCCGAGCGTAGATAGCGGCCGTGCGGGTGACGCCCATAGGTCCACACTAACCGATGAATCTCCACGGTGGACGAGCTGCGCGAGGTCAGTGGCATCGGCGCGAAGAAGTTCGCCGATCTGAGGGACCGGGTGCGGGTGTGAGTGCGCCGGCGTCCGCGGAGCTCCGCAAGGTGGACCGCCCAGACCTGCGGCTGGTCCCGTCGTCCGGCGGCCGGCGTCCCCGGGGTGGAGGGACTGGTCCTGCGGGCGCGGGTCGAGCGGGTGCAGGCGAGGGGTGCGGCCTTCGGCACCAGGCTGCCCGTGGTGGTGCTCGCGGCGGACGACGGCTGGGCCGGGCTGCTGCCGAGCCAGCGCGCGCGGGCCACGGTCCGGCTGGCCCCCCCGAGCCGGACGCCGACGTCATGGCGCTGCTCGACGCCC includes the following:
- a CDS encoding recombinase family protein; translated protein: MGVTRTAAIYARSSVENADSIASQILACKQEATGRGWSVRPENIYEDDDVSASTSRRRPQYESMLGAIRRG